The window tgcatgttgttgatgtggtgcatgttgttgatgtggtgcatgttgttgatgtagtgcatgttgttgatgtagtgcatgttgttgatgtggtgcatgttgttgatgtggtgcatgttgttgatgtggtgcatgttgttgatgtggtgcatGTTGCTCATGTGGTGCATGTTATGGATGTGGTGCATGTTGTTGATGTAGTGCATGTTGCTCATGTGGTGCATGTTATGGATGTGGTGCATGTTGTTGATGTGATGCATGTTGTTGATGTAGTGCATGTTGCTCATGTGGTGCATGTTATGGATGTGGTgcatgttgttgatgtggtgcatgttgttgatgtggtgcatgttgttgatgtggtgcatGTTGTTGATGTAGTGCATGTTGCTCATGTGGTGCATGTTATGGATGTGGTGCATGTTGTTGATGTGATGCATGTTGTTGATGTAGTGCATGTTGCTCATGTGGTGCATGTTATGGATGTGGTgcatgttgttgatgtggtgcatGTTGTTGATGTAGTGCATGTTGCTCATGTGGTGCATGTTATGGATGTGGTGCATGTTGTTGATGTGATgcatgttgttgatgtggtgcatgttgttgatgtggtgcatGTTGTTGATGTGATGCATGTTGCTGATGTGGTGCATGTTGTTGATGTGATGCAAGTTGCTGATGTGGTgcatgttgttgatgtggtgcatgttgtggatgtggtgcatgttgttgatgtggtgcatgttgtggatgtggtgcatgttgttgatgtggtgcatgttgttgatgtgatgcatgttgttgatgtggtgcatgttgttgatgtggtgcatgttgttgatgtggtgcatgttgttgatgtggtgcatGTTATTGATGTGGTGCATGTTGTTGATGTTTTgcatgttgttgatgtggtgcatGTTGTTGTGGTGCATGTTGTGGATGTGGCgcatgttgttgatgtggtgcatgttgttgatgtggtgcatgttgttgatgtggtgcatgttgttgatgtggtgcatgttgttgatgtggtgcttgttgttgatgtggtgcatgttgttgatgtggtgcatgttgttgatgtggtgcatgttgttgatgtggtgcatgttgttgatgtggtgcatgttgttgatgtggtgcatgttgttgatgtggtgcatGTTGTGGATGTGGCgcatgttgttgatgtggtgcatgttgttgatgtggtgcatgttgttgatgtggtgcatgttgttgatgtggtgcatGTTGCTGATGTGGTgcatgttgttgatgtggtgcatgttgttgatgtggtgcatgttgttgatgtggtgcatgttgttgatgtggtgcatgttgttgatgtggtgcatgttgttgatgtggtgcatgttgttgatgtggtgcatgttgttgatgtggtgcatgttgttgatgtggtgcatgttgttgatgtggtgcatGTTGCTGATGTGGTgcatgttgttgatgtggtgcatgttgttgatgtggtgcatgttgttgatgtggtgcatGTTGTGGATGTGGAgcatgttgttgatgtggtgcatgttgttgatgtggtgcatgttgtggatgtggtgcatgttgttgatgtggtgcatGTTACTTGCAACATCAATACACTTCTTAAGACACTCTCAGGCCTCGGCCAAcatactaatgctgctgctgatgttgctgctataTTACGAACAGCGGCCATGTTGCTATATTGTGTCACGGGAATGTTACACGTCAAGGAGATGTTGGTATATTACGAATGTTGTCAATAATGTCTTTGGAATGTTTCTATATTATGTGTCATAGAAAGGTTACTATATTATACGTCGAGGAAATTATACTATGTTATACATTATGTGGATGTTGCTATATTATATGGATTTTCTATATTATGTGGATGTTGCTATACTATGTGGATGTTGCTATATTATGTGgatgttgctatgttgtgtggaTGTTGCTATATTATGTGGATGTTGCTATATTATGTTGATGTTGCAGTATTATGTGGATGTTGCTGTATTATGTGGATGTTGCTATATTATGTGGATGTTGCTATATTATGTGGATGTTGCTGTATTATGTGGATGTTGCTATATTATGTGGATGTTGCAGTATTATGTGGATGTTGCTATATTATGTGGATGTTGCTGTATTATGTGGATGTTGCTATATTATGTGGATGTTGCTATATTATGTGGATGTTGCTATATTATGTGGATGTTGCTGTATTATGTGGATGTTGCTGTATTATGTGGATGTTGCTATATTATGTGGATGTTGCAGTATTATGTGGATGTTGCTGTATTATGTGGATGTTGCTGTATTATGTGGATGTTGCTATATTATGTGGATGTTGCAGTATTATGTGGATGTTGCTATATTATGTGGATGTTGATGTATTATGTGGATGTTGCTATATTATGTGGATGTTGCTATATTATGTGGATGTTGCTATATTATGTGGATGTTGCTGTATTATGTGGATGTTGCTGTATTATGTGGATGTTGCTATATTATGTGGATGTTGCAGTATCATGTGGATGTTGCTATATTATGTGGATGTTGCTATATTATGTGGATGTTGCTATATTATGTGGATGTTGCAGTATTATGTGGATGTTGCTGCATTATGTGGATGTTGCTATATTATGTGGATGTTGCTATATTATGTGGATGTTGCTATATTATGTGGATGTTGCTATATTATGTGGATGTTGCTATATTATGTGGATGTTGCTATATTATGTAGATGTTGCTATATTATGTGGATGCTGCTGCATTATGTGGATGTTGCTATATTATGTGGATGTTGCTATATTATGTGGATGTTGCTATATTATGTGGATGTTGCTATATTATGTGGATGTTGCTATATTATGTTGATGTTGCAGTATTATGTGGATGTTGCAGTATTATGTGGATGTTGCTGTATTATGTGGATGTTGCAGTATTATGTGGATGTTGCAGTATTATGTGGATGTTGCTAGATTATGTGGATGTTGCTAGATTATGTGGATGTTGCTATATTATGTGGATGTTGCTATATTATGTGGATGTTGCTATATTATGTGGAAGTTGCAGTATTATGTGGATGTTGCTATATTATGTGGATGTTGCTATATTATGTGGATGTTGCTAAATTATGTGGATGTTGCTATATTATGTGGATGTTGCTATATTATGTTGATGTTGCAGTATTATGTGGATGTTGCAGTATTATGTGGATGTTGCTATATTATGTGGATGTTGCTATATTATGTGGATGTTGCTATATTATGTGGATGTTGCTATATTATGTGGATGTTGCTATATTATGTGGATGTTGCTGTATTATGTGGATGTTGCTATATTATGTGGATGTTGCTATATTATGTAGAGCGAGAAAATTAACATATTTTCAGTGGTGGggcctgtgttgttgttgttgttgctgctgctgctgctgctgctgctgctgctgcggctgcggctgcggcggcggcgacgactgcggctgcggctgcggctgcggctgcggttgctgctgcggctgcggttgctgctgctgcggctgcggctgcggcggctgcggctgcggctgcggctgctgcggctgctgcggctgcggctgctgctgctgctgctgctgctgctgctgcggctgcggctgctgctgctgctgctgctgctgctgctgctgctgctgcggctgctgcggctgcggctgctgctTACATATCTAATCATTGTTTTTTAAATTCACTTTATTTGTTTTCTCTCTCCTCATCATCACTTCTTTagtcagcctccctccctcccttctctttctctctctctctctctctctctctctctctctctctctctctctctctctctctctctctctgtcgttaGTAGGGAAAGCATCAAGGAGATAAAAGTTAGAGTTGCAGCATCTGGCATTTATTTTAGATATTGTCACAACGTTGCTGGGAACATTTGTTAGAAATCTGTCGCTTCTAATAAATTGTTTGTTTCAATATAAAAGTAACATTATATTTCACCTGATTATTTATTAAAACGTATAGATAATATTTTAGTTTCGCGTTATATTTTTAGTAAATATTAATGACTCTGTACTATATTCTGTCCACAAGCTGTTAATTAAGGTGAAAAGGAACCATCGTGCTAGTTGAGAGGACGCTAACGTAAACAAAGTTGTGATGGAGTATTTAACTCCATCACAGTGTCTTAAATACTCCATCACAGTGTCTTAAATACTCCATCACAGTGTCTTAAATACTCCATCACAGTGTCTTAAATACTCCATCACAGTCTGGGTATGGTGGTCCATGTAGGAGGTATGGTGGTCCATGTAGGAGGTATGGTCGTCCATGTAGGAGGTATGGTGGTCCATGTAGGAGGTATGGTGGTCCATGTAGGAGGTATGGTGGTCCATGTAGGAGGTATAGTGGTCCATGTAGGAGGTATGGTCGTCCATGTAGGAGGTATGGTGGTCCATGTAGGAGGTATGGTGGTCCATGTAGGAGGTATGGTGGTCCATGTAGGAGGTATGGTGGTCCATGTAGGAGGTATGGTGGTCCATGTAGGAGGTATAGTGGTCCATGTAGGAGGTATGGTGGTCCATGTAGGAGATATAGTGGTCCATGTATGAGGTATGGTGGTCCATGTAGAAGGTATGGTGGTCCATGTAGGAGGTATGGTGGACCATGTAGGAGGTATGGTGGTCCATGTAGGAGGTATAGTGGTCCATGTAGGAGGAATGGTGGTCCATGTAGGAGGTATGGTGATCCATGTAGGAGGTATGGTGGACCATGTAGGAGGTATGGTGGACCATGTAGGAGGTATGGTGGTCCATGTAGGAGGTATGGAGAAGCATGTAGGAGGTATGGTGGTCCATGTAGGAGGTATGGTGGTCCATGTAGGAGGTATGGTGGTCCATGTAGGAGGTATGGTGGACCATGTAGGAGGTATGGTGGTCCATGTAGGAGGTATGTTGGTCCATGTAGGAGGTATGGTGAAGCATGTAGGAGGTATGGTGGTCCA is drawn from Cherax quadricarinatus isolate ZL_2023a chromosome 2, ASM3850222v1, whole genome shotgun sequence and contains these coding sequences:
- the LOC138853384 gene encoding uncharacterized protein, encoding MDVVHVVDVVHVVDVVHVVDVVHVVDVVHVAHVVHVMDVVHVVDVMHVVDVVHVAHVVHVMDVVHVVDVVHVVDVVHVAHVVHVMDVVHVVDVMHVVDVVHVVDVVHVVDVMHVADVVHVVDVMQVADVVHVVDVVHVVDVVHVVDVVHVVDVVHVVDVVHVVDVMHVVDVVHVVDVVHVVDVVHVVDVVHVIDVVHVVDVLHVVDVVHVVVVHVVDVAHVVDVVHVVDVVHVVDVVHVVDVVHVVDVVLVVDVVHVVDVVHVVDVVHVVDVVHVVDVVHVVDVVHVVDVVHVVDVAHVVDVVHVVDVVHVVDVVHVVDVVHVADVVHVVDVVHVVDVVHVVDVVHVVDVVHVVDVVHVVDVVHVVDVVHVVDVVHVVDVVHVVDVVHVADVVHVVDVVHVVDVVHVVDVVHVVDVEHVVDVVHVVDVVHVVDVVHVVDVVHVTCNINTLLKTLSGLGQHTNAAADVAAILRTAAMLLYCVTGMLHVKEMLVYYECCQ